GGCCGCTCGATCCGAGCAGGGCGCGGGCCGGGCCTGGGCCGTGTCAGCTCGCGGTCAGCTCGGCGGGGGCGCGGGGGATGTCGGGCTCGAGGTAGACGCGGCAGGTGGTGGGAGCGGCGGCGCGCAGGCGGCGCTCGGCCTCGTTGATCGCCGCGGCGACCTCGGCGACGGTCAGCCCCTCGTCGAGGCCGATCTTCGCGGCGACGAGCAGCTCGTCCGGCCCGAGGTGCAGGGTGCGCATGTGGATCACCGCCGTCACCGACGGCGCGGAGACCAGGGCCGCCCGGATCGCGGCGACCACGGCGGGCGTCGCGGCCTCGCCGACGAGCATGCCGTAGCTCTCGACGGCCACCACGATGGCCACGATCAGCAGCAGCACGCCGATGGCCAGCGTGCCGGCGCCGTCCCAGATCGGGTCGTCGGTCAGCAGCGTGAGCCCGACGCCGGCGAGCGCGAACACCAGGCCGATGAGGGCCGCGAAGTCCTCGAGCAGCACCACCGGCAACTCGGGCGCCCGGGCTTCCCGGATGAAGCGCCACCAGGTCGCGTCTCCCTTGTGGTGGCGTGACTCACGGATCGCGGTCCGGAACGAGAACCCCTCCAATCCGATCGCGACCAGCAGGACGATGACAGCGACGAGGCCGGACTCCAGATGGTGCGGGTGGCGCAGCTTCTCGACGCCCTCGTAGACGGAGAAGAGTCCACCGACGCTGAACAGCACGATGCCGACCAGGAAGCCGGCGATGTAGCGTGAGCGGCCGAACCCGAACGGGTGGTCCTCGTCGGCCGGCCGGACCGACTGGCGCTGGCCGAGCAGCAACAGCCCCTGGTTGCCGGAGTCGGCCACCGAGTGGATCGACTCGGCCAGCATCGATGACGACCCGGTGAACAGGAACGCGACGAACTTCGCCACCGCGATCCCCAGGTTGGCGGCCAATGCCGCCAGAACCGCCTTGGTACCGCCGCCCGCACTCACCCGAAACCGTCTCCTCACCAGAAACCGGGCCTTCCGACCCGCGACCTGCCGGCAAGTCTGCCAACTCCCCCAAGCGGGCGGGCCGCTGGGTGCTTCTACAGGCAGGTGGCAGCTGATAGTGCGAACACCCGGTGACGAGGCGCCCTCCCCCGCCACCGGTCCGGCGGCTCCCGCTGGTTCTAGGCCAGGTCGATGAGCTCGAGGAGGTCCGGGGACCAGTTGTCCTCGACGCCGTCGGGCAGCATGAGCACCTTGTCGGGGTTGAGCGCCTCCACGGCGCCCGGGTCGTGGGTGACGAGCACGACGGAGCCCTGGTAGGTCGCCAGCGCCGAGAGGATCTCCGCGCGCGACGCCGGGTCGAGGTTGTTGGTCGGCTCGTCGAGCAGCAGCACGTTCGCCGCCGAGCAGACCAGCCCGGCCAGCGCGAGGCGCGTCTTCT
Above is a window of Pseudofrankia saprophytica DNA encoding:
- a CDS encoding cation diffusion facilitator family transporter, whose amino-acid sequence is MSAGGGTKAVLAALAANLGIAVAKFVAFLFTGSSSMLAESIHSVADSGNQGLLLLGQRQSVRPADEDHPFGFGRSRYIAGFLVGIVLFSVGGLFSVYEGVEKLRHPHHLESGLVAVIVLLVAIGLEGFSFRTAIRESRHHKGDATWWRFIREARAPELPVVLLEDFAALIGLVFALAGVGLTLLTDDPIWDGAGTLAIGVLLLIVAIVVAVESYGMLVGEAATPAVVAAIRAALVSAPSVTAVIHMRTLHLGPDELLVAAKIGLDEGLTVAEVAAAINEAERRLRAAAPTTCRVYLEPDIPRAPAELTAS